DNA from Cotesia glomerata isolate CgM1 linkage group LG10, MPM_Cglom_v2.3, whole genome shotgun sequence:
tatagatcaaaatttttaggctcaaaattatagataaaaaattatatcttcaaaattgcagatttaaaattcattcaatTTTTGTCAACCAAAACTATCATCTATTATCCACCTGacataaaacaaataattcaatCCGTCATATTACCTTTCTGATAATCAGCATAGACCTCAAAGGTCCTAACTCCAGTGTATTCGGCCTTTCCACCCGCATAAACACCCTCTTGCTTGTCAACAAGTAGCCATTGATGACCCTCGAAGGAGAAGGTCTCATTGAATCTTCGTCCTTCGCCTCCATCAAGCTCTAAAGTCGCCGCAGATCCGTACCTGGAGACTCTCACAGTGTGCCACTGCCCGTCATCAACAGTGATGGCGCTCAACCAGATGTCCCTTTCTTCAACCCTCAGACTGTTCAAGTTGTATCTGAACTGCAGTCTGCTGCTTTTGATTTCCAGGATCGCGTACTCTCTATTGTGCTGGTCACTAACCCTGAAGAGCTCTCCGTGGTTCTCGCGGGTCCTAAATCTCAGTTGAATCTGGGTCGAGTACTTGTCTGGCTCGAAGGATAGCGCGTACTTGACATAACTCTGCTGCTTGAAAGTGGTCGGGATCGTCTGAGTCATGCACCCTGGACCGGTCCAGCCGGGGTTGCATTGACACCTTGCTTCGGTGAAGCTTCCTACGCACGTTCCGTGTTCCCAGCACCTCAATGTCGACTCCTGGTTCCCGCAGATTTCGTCTGTCGGAGGACAACCCGCTACGCTGTGCTTCGAGAGACCTGGATGTGCGAGATCGTAAAGCTTGCTGTTGTGGAACAAGTTCCTGATGCAGCCGTCGAAGCCCTTGTTCATCGGCCGCGACTTCCACTTGTAGTGCGACGACTCGAAGTGTTCCATGTAGGACCCGCCCAATTGCAGAGGCGCGTTAACGTTCAGGTACTCGTTGAACGGCGGAACTGCTCCTGTAGCCTGACACGATGTTCCGTCGAGGGTTGGAGGGGTTCCGTCTTCTTGCTCACTTATTTCCGCGGATTTGCAGAAGTCTACGATAAGTTTTACTGTTTCTGTCGTCCAGAAAATGTCCAGTCGATGCCATTCTCCGTCGTCTAATGGACGCTTTGTCTTTACTTTTAGTTCCAGAGTTCCTGATCCGAAGTCGATTAACAGTCGTGGTACTCCTCGCTCGAGCTCCACGGAAATAAAGTctagaaaattgatttttttttattgataataaatcattgatttttttttttttttttagaattagaTGCTGTTAAAGTTaaagagaaattattttttttaataatttattttggcactattgaattaattttttaaggagGTTCCAGCGTATCTaaggtgaaaaataattttcaactttgagctttaaaattaagtatacgtataaataaatacatcatttatctaatcccaaaatttaaaaaaaattcaccgtttagttattacttggatattaaatttcaaaaatcacatCTTTTATGTCCTTATACACGGGTTTTTATGGCTGATAAACTTTaatcgagactttaattatttttttcaatattaactttaacgaataaaaaactatccacaagaaacttggattattgtaaaatataaaaaaaaatgtaataataatacattaccgatataatttttgaaatatttaaagtttaattttattcttggtgGTTCTCATccatgatttaaaataaattgaggaAAATTATTTCTCGGGAACTTGGACAACAAaaaaactaacaaaaaatataacatttcAGTTTTTTGTTGCCCAAGttcccgagaaaaaattttctttaatttagtttaattttatgtttctaactcgtttatcgtcagctatttattcaaataaagatttggcaacgtcgcgtcaacagctgagaaaaaagaaaaggattgaaatatagttacagagagaaaTATTTAACTCATACACTCATGCATGTCCCTGTATtgggtataatcaaacgcgctattgccaaatctgtttatttaatccagcaagtaataaatacgaaagtcattttattacttaattttatgaaataagtaaaaatcattagttattaaattattcaaattattttaaattaagataaagaattctgacgaatattgggaagactgaaagttaaaaaacatttaaacattattttgacttatAAGTTACTTTTGAACtttcttaaactaaaaaattttccttagtttaaatttattttatttggtttagaaattttttttctgcttctTATTGCCGGCCAATCTTCAAATTGTTTGCTTAAATCATGGAAATTTtagagatttattaaattgatttgaaatttttgggaaatactgtcgagataaaaaatcaaaaattgataactaaaaaattctgCATACAACCTCTCAAAGAAAGATAAAAATGCAATTAACTAGTTTGTAGAAAGACTGCTCTTGTTAGAGCTAAGTTAAAGTTAAAGTTTGCTCTCTAGATATTAATTTTGGGAATAAGTAGAGcctgtattatattatacagCACTGCAGAAGAGGAGAAATTCATGTTATAGTTTTGATAGTTTGAGACAAGGGGACATCTCAATAGAAATGTAAATATTGATGTAATTTGATGTTATATTCATGAATATGAGAGGAAGATGAAGATGAAGGAGAGAaactaaattatcaaatgaaaGTTTAGTAACTTACCGGAAACCATAACTTCGTCGGATTCTGGTTTCACAATGGGGCCATTGTAGAGTAACAAACCGTCAGGCTTTCGTGTGATAAACTCAAAACTGAGGTGACTGTTGTCGCACATTTCTAACGCCGGGTACCAAGCCCAGCCGTTGCCACGGAAACTCCGCGCCGTTTGCTGACATCTAGGTCCATTGTAGCCCGCTGGACATTGACATctaataacaaacataataaGTAGGCTCAGTTGATGATAGGAGAATGTATTTTACCAGactgattataattatttctcaGCTTCTTTTTGTTCTGTTATGTCAATCTGACGTAAAGCTGGAAATTAAGTGTCCGGttgtaattaaattctgaTCGATACAgtcatttttgttaattaagcCACCGGGAGTTGAGGGTTTACACCGCCTACGGGTCAAGTTTAATTAACTACCGACTTGATGCTTGGATGGAAATATCTCCTGATTGAATATTAATGGtcgtttttattaattgctaataaataaattaataaattaattttatattttaatgctcgggaaattttgattaaagttattaataattgaatgattattttgaaagtttttaattaactatatttattaatttttataatttattattaaaaactaaaagtcGGTtcgcaaaatatttttatttaaaattttaattattaaattattattataacgaaaaactttttaaaattttattttaaaaatctaatatttttatatgttaATATCCTATTAtggtttcattttattatgtaaaaatttatgatttgaATGCAAATCATTTACCATAAATTTCCGTGTAACTTTTagtgatttcatttttttttttcacgattAAATCTTCTTACGCTTGATCCAATTTTGGTTTCTAATTTCAAACGTCGGAAtcttaaatttgattttagtttaaaaaaaaaagaaataataaaagccGTAAATTTTCCAGCATCGCGTAGCGTCTAAGTGTGTAATAAATTAAGGattcatacattttttaaacaataattcagtaattttaatattttgtttcgtacatttttgttataataaaattgaatagttTAGTCGCctgaaaaacaattaaaacttatattaaattcaacaattattttgtttgaatGTGATTAAAACTCGGACAATAACAGTTATTACGTCAATAGAAATTAGAGATAATATCTAAATTACAAACGACCAAAAAACGGAGAACAATTATCATTACGCAGTAATTGTCGACGGAGTTAAGcggtaaataaaatatctcacggcaattaagtaattactatttaaatttaaattcaaattcaaattaaacagtacacagaaaaaaaaaatttttttttattaaaaaaattcttttcttaattttaagaaatttttttttataaattaaaaatgatggaAAATATAGccaagaattgaattttttaagaaattggCAGGGAGATTTAATTTCTTAGtccgaaatttttgttttgaaataaaaaaattattttacctatactttattaaatttatttaaaatttttgattaaaaattttcaatgccaagaaaataattctattaaatcaataaattcatctttatcataaaaatattttcgagcCAAGATATCTTTTTTTGTGGAGATATTAAGAAAAAGTAGAGGATCAAGTATCAGCAGAAAAGCGAGCATGATATCTTCAAACTGGAGCGCGTCAATATTAACATGAAGCGTTTAGTATTCCGGGTgtgtttaatttatcattaataaatgGATTTATAAATTCAACTCACGTTAATCCATATCTGCCCTCGATGCACCGTCCGCCATTGTAGCAAGGGCTGTTCCGGCACGACTCGGTGGTGGTAAAGTTCCTGGCACCGCAAGTGCACTGGGCAATAACGTCAACCCTGACGCCGACCAGGGCGGTTTTATTAGCATTCACCATGTACGGCTGATTATTAATGTCGAGAATATTCGTGCAGCTTCCCTCGCAAACCTCGTTTTCGTAGAGACACTCGTCAATCCCGACCATCGTAATATTTATCCCGATCTCTTTCTCGATTTCTTCCCGATGCATCAGGACCATCCCATTTAGCCTAACGGCTTTATAGTAGGGAGACCCGTGGGCCGCGAACCTCACGTCTGTCAGTGGCGGGTATTTTCTGCGCTGCTGCACGCTGAATACGTCGACGTTCTCCCTCTCAATGTCCAGCAGCAATGCCAATTTATCCTTGAACAGATCCGCTTTGCTCCGCGTTAGCCTCTGGTTCTTGTAATCCCAAACGCGGATGAAGTCTTCATCGGATATCCCGGACAGACGTACTGACCCGGAATTCATTACTGCCTCGTGCGGTATCGTCTTTACGGTGACGGTTACGTTTGCCGGGACGTCAGTCTGGGTATGTTTACGGTCGTAAACTTTGAATCGTAAATGATACTTTCCGTCGTGTGTGCCGGATTTCATCGATATCATTCCTGAATCTTCGTCGAGCTTGAACTGGGCGTGCTCTAAGCCCTCCCAATAAAACTTCTTGTCCGGCAAATCCCAGTCGTCCAGGTCGTAAACGTAAACTCTACCTATTTCGGTGTCTGGTGATTGtccctttaaaaaaaatatccggaTTTTTAAGTGTTATTTGTTGGTCTAAAGACTTCATTGCACTCGagttttgttaaaatatttttttttttttgagaatttagtgcttattttttatgcgaaaaaaataaataaaatttttagctttgttatctagatttttttttgaataaaaaattgaaaaaacaacactgaaaggtttttttttttatatatttgatgCTTTGTAAACGTGACCTATGCTTTGGAGCTTGTATTTATAGTTTCgacttttcattataaaattttatttattttagccTTAGTGTCAATatcaatttacttttatttattttacacaaactgtaaatttttttttattttattttattgccgtttttttatttggctcgaggttaaaaatcatttttgtcaataaatatcaaattttaaatttaatcagtatgaaaaaaatatttctaaaaaattgaaattgaagtttaaattaaaaaaatttttttgcaataaacattaattttcttatcaaataaattttaatagaaaaaaaaaaatttaatatcaaaagtGTAGCGATAAAAAAGCAATACTCACAGCATAGTTATATACAAAGATATCCTTAGAGCCAGGTTGCATTTTGTTATCATTAACATCGCCAATTACGACAGTAAGAGTGCTCGTACCGGCCATGAGCGGAGTTCCGGAatcctttattattataggaaTTAGATATTCCTTCTGCACCTCGCGATCAAATGAGCGCAGGGATGATACAATCGCCATACCGTCCCCATTAGCACCCTCTGTTATCAAAAGGAATAGATTAATACAGTAAACCTCCGAATTCCAACAACAATACCATCAAAGTACAAGATAATCGCTACTAACTGTTATCACTCTCGACTTTGAAGCTAGCGCGAATGATGTCGTCGGCATTGGGGTCCATCCTGAAGGTGAAAGGCGGCCCGTTGCTCCTGGACCTGTCGTCGTCATCTGTCGCTAATATCTCAATCACCTTCCTCGGCATCGCATACTCCGGCAAAACGGGCCTGTAATCTTTTAAGAAAGTCGGCGGATTGTCGTTTATATCCGTGACTATCACTGTTAGCGTAGCGGTCGCTGTTTTTGGAGGAATTCCATCATCGATTGCAAGAATTTTGACctagaatgaatttatatttattatcaatgatTCAAAAGTTCAGAAAGTTTATTAcggacatttataaaaaaaatttcagttgaaaaaaaaaataatcgtaaaaaagcactttgataataaatctataattaatatttttttttattgagctGAAAAAGATGAAAAGTGAAGCAATTTCCACATACTTGATGTCTCGGGGTTTCTTCTCGATCAAGGCTCCTTTGTATAGTGACAGTGCCGTTTTCATTGATATGAAACTGCCTCTTGCGATCGGAACTTCGGTCAATCGCGTAAGAAACCTTACTGTTCCCTCCCTGGTCGGGGTCCGTCGCTTTGAAGGTTTCCAGGCTATTTCCGACTTCCGCGTTCTCGAGCACCGTCGTCTCGATGTTTGACTTATCGAACTGGGGCTTGTTGTCGTTTATGTCCCGCAATTTAACTACCACCCAGGAGTACGCGACGTGGTATTTGTCGTTGTCGTTATCCTCGCCCTGGAAAgagtttttacatttttttttagtattatatctTTACATTTAAGCTGatgaaagaataaattttattcaagataaaaattttaaccaggaaaattattttcaagagcctgataatttttaatcaagcataaaaattcttatctATTAAAAAgtctcttaaaaaaaaaatgatcgaaatttttttttcggtcttCTGAGTACATAAAACTCTTTAGTagatttttaatgtattcgtCTTTATATTTTAATGGTACTTGAtcgattaataaatattaagagCAATATTAGTCTATATGTACCTTGTCGTTAACTTGAATTTTAAATCTGAATCCATTGCTTTGTAGTTGGTTCTCAAAGTCTAATGGCTGGACTATTTTTAATGAACCAGTTCCATCGTTGTTGCGAACCATTGTGAATTTATCAGCCCCAAACCCGCTGTCGTCCAGCACCTGAGGAACAAAAGATTAATGCATTAAGCTCgagaggaggaggaggaggaacAGAAGCTACTCAGTTTCACTGTTGGAGAAAAACGCATCGAGTGTAATGGGCTGATAGGGTATTCCGTTAGTCATTGACCATCACCATCAGAAACTCATTTGATGTAAATAAACGGAAAATGCTGCCTGGAAGAATAGATAGGATGCGAGCAGAGGTAAAGAGACACCGTGACGAgtcaaagaaaatttaaccGCTTGAAGCTTCAAAGCTCGGCTCTGCTCAGGTGCATTAGTGTGCTGGGATGTAGATTGGCGGGGGTGTGGGTGGAGGTATGTATGCGGTGGAGCTTTCAGAAGCCCGAACGTTTAAAGTAATTTTGCAGAGCGGCTGATGGCCCTCTTTCTCTGTCTCTTTTTCGTTCTGGTTCTGGCGAATAGTTACCTTGTATTGGAACTTGTTGGTTTCGTCGTCGTCGTGAACAGTGACAGTGAGAATCGGCATTTCCGGAAGGTTTGTGCCATCTGTTTCATCCACTTCAGTGAGCCACTCTTCTTTAGTGAATTGCGGAGGCATGTCGTTTATATCTTTTACTCGTATCGAGGCCGTACCCGTGCctgtttaaataatatcatttttattttatttttatgttcaaTCGGGATTTTTTCTCTCTAGTCGGTGGTAAAAGTTTTGATGAGTTTAATTCAAGGGTGAAATGAATTTtagatttagtttttttatttttgaggattcatttttttagcttagagttaattataaaaaaaattttttttttgattaaaaagaataaattttaaatcttgaattaattttttttttatcaatcaaaaattattttacaagtttAAAAGCCGAAATTTCataaagaaattattgaaaaaaatataaattttagttgcaataaattgaagaattattaaagaatcaagaaaaatatttttgattagtTGGTTGGttgaaattattgtttttttcaatatcaataaatagaGAAACATTGTGGTATTTTGGCctctatttttcaatttattatttccacACTGAAGTGAACGCGGTCTCGCAGAACATAGATgaagatgaaaataaaaataaatgaaagagCAATTTGTATATTTGTAGATACCTTTTAACGAGCCGCCATCCACCGCAACTATTTGTATCGAGTAATCTGGCGTACGCTCTCTATCTAAACAACAAACAGCGGTCTTGATAACGCCAGTATCCGGTTCAATTTCAAATATCGGAGAGCCGGTCTCCTCCTCGATAACATTTTTCTCGATCGAGTAAATAAGTTTCGCGTTTGTTCCCTCGCTCGGGTCGTCGTAATCGACCGCGGTCATCGTCATTACCAGCATTCCTgtgtgataaaatattattaaataaatgttgatttaaacttaaaaaaaaaaataacaataataataaataaacaaatcacCTGCAGTTCCATTTTCCGTAACATTACCATGATAGACGCCTTGCGGAAATATCGGGGCATTATCATTAATGTCTTTAAGATTAACCTGGACATCGGCATACCCAACAAGCCCTTCTCCGCCCTCGTCCTGAGCAAACACTGTGAATCGCCACTGGGGTCTTCCGTTTGGCTGATCGCGATCTAACGGCTGATAATCGAATTCCATTAGTTTTTTCTCCCAAGATAACATTTCAGTATGGAttgaaaatatacatatatatttatatatactttcTTTGAgctttatattttcttacctTTAGCACATAAATTTCGCCGGTAGTCCGATTGATATCGAACTTACTGTTTGCCGGGTTATTGGGATCTATTCCTTGACCCGTTAAAAAGTAAACAATATTCTGAGGCCTGTCTTTATCACCGTCAGTTGCCATTaccttttaaatatttgaataatagagaaaaaaattaaaaaccgcTCTTGgcaaattcttaattaaaaaatagataatagaCATTGATCTGAGAAAAAGTACCTGAAGAACTCGCTTTGGCAAATTTCTGTCATCTTCCTCGGTGATTTGAGTTCGGTAAGTAGGTCTCTCAAATACCGGAGGATTATCATTAACATCTTTTACATGAATTACTACTGTCGTGTAATTCTCACGGAGATTGTCCGACGCTGTCAGTTTTAATTCGtactaaaaaaagaatttattttttttttttttatcagttgcataaaattttcacacggaaaaaagtaaactgtaaaattcactcggattccggttaatttttatattttaatttttaatttaatattaatttttaatattttaatttttaatgtagaaaatgtaaaagccacaatttataatttaatattgaaaatgtgATTACTAGCTGTCATTATAGTGAATAACGATTctcttatcttaaaaaattacagtttcaaacagtataAACTTGCCGTTTTAATATATAGTCTCTatactatgaggagaaggggaaggtctcacactcgaagaatttaccatttgaaacagtaataattctactcttaaaataaatattttaccagtccaggcaaatcaataattatagcttgatttttagcgttgcgtttaagaTTTACCATTtgtactttgtaaatattgacgttgcttgtatagaaaatttagtaactgtagtttatattttttacatatcatgcgatcattttttaggtacgaaatgataaatatcaaagtaaaaattcttaattattatattttaacattttcgagTTTCACGTGGCGAATATTATTGTtggaaatagtattttcttccatgtaaataataaattgtagcatttaaatgataaatattagaaagtgattgttaaaatcacgattttactctttgaaatggtaattttttccagttgatcattaattattataaatcgattattatttattacagtttattttttttcgtgcactgaaaataaattgagtatatttcactaatttatttttttagaattttaatttatttttaaaataatcttttttcaaatatttatacaaattaaaaaaactcgatttttatcCTGAGTTgtttaatattcaaatattcaaaattcaaGATTAATTTCCGAGAGCTCAagatcaaatattaaattctaagcgaataattatttgcaatttcgcaaatattatcattaatttatcaaaccACACAATAGTCAAGTTATATTCTATTgacaattcattaaaaaaaaaaattagatattaataaattttttcaacttttaatttatcaaaaattaatttaatgtcaataaagaaaaaggagaaaaaaatttaattcaaatggATTCGAAGATATTGATCCCTGGTATATAGTAACGCGTCGGAGTCCCAGTCCCTCATTCAATCTCGAGAATAAAAGATAATATATATAGTACTGTG
Protein-coding regions in this window:
- the LOC123273180 gene encoding neural-cadherin isoform X7, whose protein sequence is MVDPLKLFWVLTNSTYLVTKFIRIGIADKNDNPPYFDKSLYEAEVDENEDIQHTVLTVTAKDHDESSRIRYEITSGNIGGAFAVKNMTGAIYVAGALDYETRKRYELKLTASDNLRENYTTVVIHVKDVNDNPPVFERPTYRTQITEEDDRNLPKRVLQVMATDGDKDRPQNIVYFLTGQGIDPNNPANSKFDINRTTGEIYVLKPLDRDQPNGRPQWRFTVFAQDEGGEGLVGYADVQVNLKDINDNAPIFPQGVYHGNVTENGTAGMLVMTMTAVDYDDPSEGTNAKLIYSIEKNVIEEETGSPIFEIEPDTGVIKTAVCCLDRERTPDYSIQIVAVDGGSLKGTGTASIRVKDINDMPPQFTKEEWLTEVDETDGTNLPEMPILTVTVHDDDETNKFQYKVLDDSGFGADKFTMVRNNDGTGSLKIVQPLDFENQLQSNGFRFKIQVNDKGEDNDNDKYHVAYSWVVVKLRDINDNKPQFDKSNIETTVLENAEVGNSLETFKATDPDQGGNSKVSYAIDRSSDRKRQFHINENGTVTIQRSLDREETPRHQVKILAIDDGIPPKTATATLTVIVTDINDNPPTFLKDYRPVLPEYAMPRKVIEILATDDDDRSRSNGPPFTFRMDPNADDIIRASFKVESDNKGANGDGMAIVSSLRSFDREVQKEYLIPIIIKDSGTPLMAGTSTLTVVIGDVNDNKMQPGSKDIFVYNYAGQSPDTEIGRVYVYDLDDWDLPDKKFYWEGLEHAQFKLDEDSGMISMKSGTHDGKYHLRFKVYDRKHTQTDVPANVTVTVKTIPHEAVMNSGSVRLSGISDEDFIRVWDYKNQRLTRSKADLFKDKLALLLDIERENVDVFSVQQRRKYPPLTDVRFAAHGSPYYKAVRLNGMVLMHREEIEKEIGINITMVGIDECLYENEVCEGSCTNILDINNQPYMVNANKTALVGVRVDVIAQCTCGARNFTTTESCRNSPCYNGGRCIEGRYGLTCQCPAGYNGPRCQQTARSFRGNGWAWYPALEMCDNSHLSFEFITRKPDGLLLYNGPIVKPESDEVMVSDFISVELERGVPRLLIDFGSGTLELKVKTKRPLDDGEWHRLDIFWTTETVKLIVDFCKSAEISEQEDGTPPTLDGTSCQATGAVPPFNEYLNVNAPLQLGGSYMEHFESSHYKWKSRPMNKGFDGCIRNLFHNSKLYDLAHPGLSKHSVAGCPPTDEICGNQESTLRCWEHGTCVGSFTEARCQCNPGWTGPGCMTQTIPTTFKQQSYVKYALSFEPDKYSTQIQLRFRTRENHGELFRVSDQHNREYAILEIKSSRLQFRYNLNSLRVEERDIWLSAITVDDGQWHTVRVSRYGSAATLELDGGEGRRFNETFSFEGHQWLLVDKQEGVYAGGKAEYTGVRTFEVYADYQKGCLDDIRLEGKHLPLPPAMNGTQWGQATMARNLERMCPSNKPCNNVLCPEPFECIDLWNEHACTCGEGKVRSPDGKGCTDKNECIDYPCLNGGRCINQDPRLRYRCICPDGFWGENCELVQEGQTLKLSMGALAAILVCLLVILVLVLVFVVINRRREAHIKYPGPDDDVRENIINYDDEGGGEDDMTAFDITPLQIPIGGPIPDMGGKLLSCKAAYSLGPEPNIGIFIEDHKKRADSDPNAPPFDDLRNYAYEGGGSTAGSLSSLASGTDDEQHEYEYLGAWGPRFDKLADMYGPADESEEEE